One window from the genome of Alnus glutinosa chromosome 13, dhAlnGlut1.1, whole genome shotgun sequence encodes:
- the LOC133853649 gene encoding uncharacterized protein LOC133853649 yields MILGKEKKLEEGEGAGGMEAKSNQTHANKGFQSLSRSSSSMSFVKVDLGVDAPTCKCGLQCPLRTSWTTANPRRRFFGCSMYDAHKKAGQCRFFLWFDRETCPWGKEVLPQLRNELNCLKEEVIQLRARKMQLTQMLLFLTVVVIAFLGVWLMGCKVIH; encoded by the exons ATGAtacttggaaaagaaaaaaagttggaaGAAGGAGAAGGCGCTGGTGGAATGGAAGCCAAATCCAATCAAACCCATGCAAATAAG GGGTTTCAATCACTGTCACGGTCGTCTTCTTCAATGTCGTTTGTGAAAGTTGATTTGGGTGTGGATGCACCGACGTGCAAATGCGGCCTTCAATGTCCATTAAGAACCTCTTGGACGACTGCAAATCCTAGGAGGCGCTTCTTTGGGTGTTCCATGTATGATGCACATAAG aAAGCCGGGCAATGTCGTTTTTTCCTTTGGTTTGACAGAGAGACATGTCCCTGGGGAAAGGAAGTACTGCCTCAATTGCGTAATGAATTGAATTGCTTGAAAGAAGAGGTTATACAACTTAGAGCACGGAAGATGCAGCTTACTCAAATGTTGCTGTTTTTAACAGTTGTGGTTATTGCTTTTCTGGGAGTATGGTTGATGGGGTGTAAGGTCATACATTGA